A single genomic interval of Symphalangus syndactylus isolate Jambi chromosome 18, NHGRI_mSymSyn1-v2.1_pri, whole genome shotgun sequence harbors:
- the PMM1 gene encoding phosphomannomutase 1 isoform X1, giving the protein MAVTAQAARRKERVLCLFDVDGTLTPARQKIDPEVAAFLQKLRSRVQIGVVGGSDYCKIAEQLGDGDEVIEKFDYVFAENGTVQYKHGRLLSKQTIQNHLGEELLQDLINYCLSYMALLRLPKKRGTFIEFRNGMLNISPIGRSCTLEERIEFSELDKKEKIREKFVEALKTEFAGKGLRFSRGGMISFDVFPEGWDKRYCLDSLDQDSFDTIHFFGNETSPVSVAHPRFPPTQWTARSQVWWLLQCKSPEVKARTWGNTTDLLGSSWRTTIAHQPHFTDRKAGAPRGLGTCSTSHSKSGQV; this is encoded by the exons ATGGCAGTCACcgcccaggcagcccgcaggaaGGAGCGCGTCCTCTGCCTGTTTGACGTGGACGGGACCCTCACGCCGGCTCGCCAG AAAATTGACCCCGAGGTGGCTGCCTTCCTGCAGAAGCTGCGAAGTAGAGTGCAGATCGGTGTGGTGGGCGGCTCTGACTACTGTAAGATCGCTGAGCAGCTGGGTGACGGGGATGAAG TCATTGAGAAATTTGATTATGTGTTTGCCGAGAACGGGACAGTGCAGTATAAGCACGGACGACTGCTCTCCAAGCAG ACCATCCAGAACCACCTGGGGGAGGAGCTGCTGCAGGACTTGATCAACTACTGCCTCAGCTACATGGCCCTGCTCAGGCTGCCCAAGAAGCG TGGAACCTTCATCGAGTTCCGGAATGGCATGCTGAACATCTCGCCCATAGGCCGGAGCTGCACCCTGGAGGAGAGGATCGAGTTCTCCGAACTGGACAAG AAAGAGAAGATCCGGGAGAAGTTTGTGGAAGCCCTGAAAACAGAGTTTGCTGGCAAAGGGCTGAGGTTCTCCCGAG gAGGCATGATCAGCTTTGACGTCTTCCCCGAGGGCTGGGACAAGCGCTACTGCCTGGATAGCCTGGACCAGGACAGCTTCGACACCATCCACTTCTTTGGGAACGAGACCAGCCCTGTGAGTGTGGCCCACCCCAGGTTTCCCCCAACGCAGTGGACAGCGAgaagccaggtctggtggcttcTCCAATGCAAATCACCCGAGGTCAAGGCCAGAACATGGGGCAACACAACAGACCTCTTGGGGAGCTCCTGGAGAACAACCATTGCTCAccagccccatttcacagatcgGAAAGCTGGGGCCCCAAGAGGGCTGGGCACTTGTTCTACATCACACAGCAAGTCAGGGCAGGTCTGA
- the PMM1 gene encoding phosphomannomutase 1 isoform X3, translating to MAVTAQAARRKERVLCLFDVDGTLTPARQKIDPEVAAFLQKLRSRVQIGVVGGSDYCKIAEQLGDGDEVIEKFDYVFAENGTVQYKHGRLLSKQTIQNHLGEELLQDLINYCLSYMALLRLPKKRGTFIEFRNGMLNISPIGRSCTLEERIEFSELDKKEKIREKFVEALKTEFAGKGLRFSRGGMISFDVFPEGWDKRYCLDSLDQDSFDTIHFFGNETSPGGNDFEIFADPRTVGHSVVSPQDTVQRCREIFFPETAHEA from the exons ATGGCAGTCACcgcccaggcagcccgcaggaaGGAGCGCGTCCTCTGCCTGTTTGACGTGGACGGGACCCTCACGCCGGCTCGCCAG AAAATTGACCCCGAGGTGGCTGCCTTCCTGCAGAAGCTGCGAAGTAGAGTGCAGATCGGTGTGGTGGGCGGCTCTGACTACTGTAAGATCGCTGAGCAGCTGGGTGACGGGGATGAAG TCATTGAGAAATTTGATTATGTGTTTGCCGAGAACGGGACAGTGCAGTATAAGCACGGACGACTGCTCTCCAAGCAG ACCATCCAGAACCACCTGGGGGAGGAGCTGCTGCAGGACTTGATCAACTACTGCCTCAGCTACATGGCCCTGCTCAGGCTGCCCAAGAAGCG TGGAACCTTCATCGAGTTCCGGAATGGCATGCTGAACATCTCGCCCATAGGCCGGAGCTGCACCCTGGAGGAGAGGATCGAGTTCTCCGAACTGGACAAG AAAGAGAAGATCCGGGAGAAGTTTGTGGAAGCCCTGAAAACAGAGTTTGCTGGCAAAGGGCTGAGGTTCTCCCGAG gAGGCATGATCAGCTTTGACGTCTTCCCCGAGGGCTGGGACAAGCGCTACTGCCTGGATAGCCTGGACCAGGACAGCTTCGACACCATCCACTTCTTTGGGAACGAGACCAGCCCT GGTGGGAACGACTTTGAGATCTTTGCCGACCCCCGGACTGTTGGCCACAGCGTGGTGTCTCCTCAGGACACAGTGCAGCGATGCCGGGAGATTTTCTTCCCAGAGACAGCCCATGAGGCGTGA
- the PMM1 gene encoding phosphomannomutase 1 isoform X2, producing MAFERETKGVGFLSLYLPVGSQTWSHTLSSSCPLCDPEVIEKFDYVFAENGTVQYKHGRLLSKQTIQNHLGEELLQDLINYCLSYMALLRLPKKRGTFIEFRNGMLNISPIGRSCTLEERIEFSELDKKEKIREKFVEALKTEFAGKGLRFSRGGMISFDVFPEGWDKRYCLDSLDQDSFDTIHFFGNETSPVSVAHPRFPPTQWTARSQVWWLLQCKSPEVKARTWGNTTDLLGSSWRTTIAHQPHFTDRKAGAPRGLGTCSTSHSKSGQV from the exons ATGGCCTTTGAACGTGAAACCAAGGGTGTGGGCTTCCTCTCTCTTTACTTGCCTGTGGGGTCACAGACGTGGTCTCacactctttcttcctcctgtccTCTATGTGACCCCGAAGTCATTGAGAAATTTGATTATGTGTTTGCCGAGAACGGGACAGTGCAGTATAAGCACGGACGACTGCTCTCCAAGCAG ACCATCCAGAACCACCTGGGGGAGGAGCTGCTGCAGGACTTGATCAACTACTGCCTCAGCTACATGGCCCTGCTCAGGCTGCCCAAGAAGCG TGGAACCTTCATCGAGTTCCGGAATGGCATGCTGAACATCTCGCCCATAGGCCGGAGCTGCACCCTGGAGGAGAGGATCGAGTTCTCCGAACTGGACAAG AAAGAGAAGATCCGGGAGAAGTTTGTGGAAGCCCTGAAAACAGAGTTTGCTGGCAAAGGGCTGAGGTTCTCCCGAG gAGGCATGATCAGCTTTGACGTCTTCCCCGAGGGCTGGGACAAGCGCTACTGCCTGGATAGCCTGGACCAGGACAGCTTCGACACCATCCACTTCTTTGGGAACGAGACCAGCCCTGTGAGTGTGGCCCACCCCAGGTTTCCCCCAACGCAGTGGACAGCGAgaagccaggtctggtggcttcTCCAATGCAAATCACCCGAGGTCAAGGCCAGAACATGGGGCAACACAACAGACCTCTTGGGGAGCTCCTGGAGAACAACCATTGCTCAccagccccatttcacagatcgGAAAGCTGGGGCCCCAAGAGGGCTGGGCACTTGTTCTACATCACACAGCAAGTCAGGGCAGGTCTGA
- the PMM1 gene encoding phosphomannomutase 1 isoform X4: protein MAFERETKGVGFLSLYLPVGSQTWSHTLSSSCPLCDPEVIEKFDYVFAENGTVQYKHGRLLSKQTIQNHLGEELLQDLINYCLSYMALLRLPKKRGTFIEFRNGMLNISPIGRSCTLEERIEFSELDKKEKIREKFVEALKTEFAGKGLRFSRGGMISFDVFPEGWDKRYCLDSLDQDSFDTIHFFGNETSPGGNDFEIFADPRTVGHSVVSPQDTVQRCREIFFPETAHEA from the exons ATGGCCTTTGAACGTGAAACCAAGGGTGTGGGCTTCCTCTCTCTTTACTTGCCTGTGGGGTCACAGACGTGGTCTCacactctttcttcctcctgtccTCTATGTGACCCCGAAGTCATTGAGAAATTTGATTATGTGTTTGCCGAGAACGGGACAGTGCAGTATAAGCACGGACGACTGCTCTCCAAGCAG ACCATCCAGAACCACCTGGGGGAGGAGCTGCTGCAGGACTTGATCAACTACTGCCTCAGCTACATGGCCCTGCTCAGGCTGCCCAAGAAGCG TGGAACCTTCATCGAGTTCCGGAATGGCATGCTGAACATCTCGCCCATAGGCCGGAGCTGCACCCTGGAGGAGAGGATCGAGTTCTCCGAACTGGACAAG AAAGAGAAGATCCGGGAGAAGTTTGTGGAAGCCCTGAAAACAGAGTTTGCTGGCAAAGGGCTGAGGTTCTCCCGAG gAGGCATGATCAGCTTTGACGTCTTCCCCGAGGGCTGGGACAAGCGCTACTGCCTGGATAGCCTGGACCAGGACAGCTTCGACACCATCCACTTCTTTGGGAACGAGACCAGCCCT GGTGGGAACGACTTTGAGATCTTTGCCGACCCCCGGACTGTTGGCCACAGCGTGGTGTCTCCTCAGGACACAGTGCAGCGATGCCGGGAGATTTTCTTCCCAGAGACAGCCCATGAGGCGTGA
- the CSDC2 gene encoding cold shock domain-containing protein C2 translates to MTSESTSPPVVPPLHSPKSPVWPTFPFHREGSRVWERGGVPLRDLPSPLPTKRTRTYSATARASAGPVFKGVCKQFSRSQGHGFITPENGSEDIFVHVSDIEGEYVPVEGDEVTYKMCPIPPKNQKFQAVEVVLTQLAPHTPHETWSGQVVGS, encoded by the exons ATGACTTCGGAGTCCACGTCACCCCCAGTTGTGCCCCCACTCCACTCCCCCAAGTCCCCAGTCTGGCCCACCTTCCCCTTCCACAGGGAGGGCAGCAGGGTCTGGGAGAGGGGTGGTGTCCCACTTCGGGACCTACCCAGCCCTCTGCCCACCAAGCGGACCAGGACCTATTCAGC GACAGCCCGGGCCTCAGCTGGCCCCGTGTTCAAGGGCGTCTGTAAGCAGTTCTCACGCTCACAGGGCCATGGCTTCATCACCCCCGAGAACGGGTCTGAGGACATCTTCGTACATGTGTCTGA CATCGAGGGGGAGTACGTGCCAGTGGAGGGTGACGAGGTGACCTACAAGATGTGCCCTATCCCCCCCAAGAACCAGAAGTTCCAGGCCGTGGAGGTGGTGCTCACTCAGCTGGCCCCCCACACTCCCCACGAGACGTGGTCTGGCCAGGTCGTGGGCTCCTAG